DNA sequence from the Marinilongibacter aquaticus genome:
TACTGGACACCCTTATCCTCGAAAAACTTCAGCACGAAGAAATACATACGAAAAAGGGGCCCGTGTTTCAAACCGCCATAATTGCTGGCGTAATGGCCGCAAAAAAAACGGGAGACCTGATTCCACTTTGCCACCCTTTGGGTTTGGAAAACTGTCAGATCAGCATTGCAGTAAATGCAAAAAACGAGGTTGAAATCCTTTGTACAGCCTCTTTAACAGGCAAAACGGGTATTGAAATGGAGGCTTTAACCGGAGCTACCGTGGCTGCACTGACAATCTACGATATGTGCAAAGCCTTTTCGCACAATATTGTGATCAAAGAAACGCGTTT
Encoded proteins:
- the moaC gene encoding cyclic pyranopterin monophosphate synthase MoaC — its product is MPEQNFTHLDKQGNPSMVDVGEKVATKRSATARSLVILDTLILEKLQHEEIHTKKGPVFQTAIIAGVMAAKKTGDLIPLCHPLGLENCQISIAVNAKNEVEILCTASLTGKTGIEMEALTGATVAALTIYDMCKAFSHNIVIKETRLIAKSGGKRDFKYEGE